In the genome of Candidatus Alcyoniella australis, one region contains:
- the coaBC gene encoding bifunctional phosphopantothenoylcysteine decarboxylase/phosphopantothenate--cysteine ligase CoaBC, with the protein MNKSIVLGITGGIAAYKACELIRLITRSGATVRPILTQNGAKFITKLSVQTLSGNRAYSDTFEQGDAWEIGHISLAQSADAIVVAPATANVLAKVCAGVCDDLLTTTICAADCPVIFAPAMNTKMWLNPIVQRNVRTLTELGYLFVPPGYGELACKDVGEGKMAEPAQILEHIRSTLCDKPLAGKRLLISAGPTCEALDPVRHLTNRSSGKMGFALARVAWRMGAQVELISGPVCLDDPVGVNTVRVASAAQMLEQLEQRFSESDILIMSAAVADVRPTQVADTKLPKSELPQAIPLEATPDIVSLLAARRRAGQLIVGFAAETDAMSQKARDKLQRKGLDMIVANDVSRSDIGFDSENNEVTIYIRDGEELHVELSDKERVARAVLSKAAELLGD; encoded by the coding sequence ATGAACAAGAGTATTGTTTTAGGAATAACCGGAGGCATCGCGGCCTACAAGGCCTGCGAGCTGATCCGGCTGATCACGCGTAGTGGGGCCACAGTCAGGCCGATTCTCACCCAGAACGGCGCCAAGTTCATCACCAAGCTCAGCGTTCAGACCCTCAGCGGCAACCGCGCCTATAGCGATACTTTCGAGCAGGGAGACGCTTGGGAGATCGGACACATCAGCCTGGCGCAATCCGCCGACGCGATCGTTGTCGCGCCGGCTACGGCCAACGTGCTGGCCAAGGTCTGCGCCGGCGTGTGCGACGATCTACTGACAACCACGATCTGCGCCGCGGACTGTCCGGTGATCTTTGCTCCGGCGATGAACACCAAGATGTGGCTAAACCCGATCGTCCAACGCAACGTACGCACGCTGACCGAATTGGGCTACCTGTTCGTACCGCCGGGCTACGGCGAACTGGCCTGCAAGGATGTTGGCGAAGGTAAGATGGCCGAGCCTGCGCAGATTCTCGAACACATCCGATCGACGCTTTGCGACAAACCGCTGGCGGGCAAACGGCTGCTGATCAGCGCCGGCCCGACCTGCGAGGCCCTGGATCCGGTACGGCATCTGACCAACCGCTCGTCGGGCAAGATGGGCTTTGCGCTGGCTCGCGTGGCTTGGCGCATGGGGGCCCAGGTCGAGTTGATCAGCGGTCCGGTCTGCCTCGATGATCCGGTGGGGGTTAACACCGTGCGCGTTGCTTCCGCCGCGCAAATGCTCGAACAGCTTGAGCAGCGCTTTTCCGAATCCGACATACTGATAATGTCCGCGGCCGTGGCCGACGTGCGGCCCACGCAGGTGGCCGATACCAAGCTTCCCAAATCCGAGCTGCCGCAAGCAATCCCGCTGGAGGCTACGCCGGACATCGTGTCGCTTCTCGCAGCCCGACGTAGGGCGGGGCAGTTGATCGTCGGGTTTGCCGCGGAGACCGATGCGATGTCGCAAAAGGCCCGCGACAAACTTCAGCGCAAGGGCCTGGACATGATCGTGGCCAACGACGTTTCGCGCAGCGACATCGGGTTCGACTCGGAGAACAACGAGGTCACTATCTATATTCGCGACGGCGAGGAACTGCACGTCGAACTC